The Maylandia zebra isolate NMK-2024a linkage group LG7, Mzebra_GT3a, whole genome shotgun sequence genome contains a region encoding:
- the si:ch211-216l23.2 gene encoding nuclear receptor coactivator 5 isoform X2 has translation MSSWVKSPAGGRRPSGNPNGSYEELEQIQNYSGSVKYEGYKHQPNAKPEGGTPADRRKTLYQKFYRQVQEERKPADCVVLSVTKQCLDYPKSLSQCLQERGLSVEMLYLQAESGLTRALQDVRAEGSPLCILVEQTNVALSSCTVIIFSESLKIHRNMPKDQAMDFVLAEYNRGLAKERPPRDPADIAAEASQLLDDFLDREKIARHTVPSETRQLLVLLGEGVHLYPEELETISEYVRSRQDHVQASNSEGEKGIMLPPGLGKPPPLLPTPSGPPQPQPASLTGGPMGDHASPSPVPLLPSPVAHPKTKPPPLLSLHRLPGPSLGGPIVRGPLSSHIPYGGPGVPRGPLLHPPPVFHPGPRGPTRGAPPTLKSARPPLLSSPGAPLLRQSVPRH, from the exons ATGTCGTCTTGGGTGAAATCACCTGCGGGTGGTCGGCGGCCATCCGGTAACCCTAACGGAAG TTATGAAGAGCTAGAGCAAATCCAAAACTACAGTGGAAGTGTGAAGTACGAGGGCTACAAGCATCAGCCAAATG CCAAACCAGAGGGTGGCACTCCAGCAGACAGACGTAAAACGCTGTATCAGAAGTTCTACAGACAGGTGCAGGAGGAGAGGAAGCCAGCCGACTGCGTGGTTCTCTCTGTTACCAAACAGTGCCT GGATTACCCCAAATCGCTAAGCCAGTGCTTGCAGGAGCGTGGCCTGTCAGTGGAAATGCTCTACCTTCAAGCGGAATCGGGCCTGACCCGGGCCCTACAGGATGTCCGAGCAGAAGGCTCCCCCTTATGTATTCTGGTGGAGCAGACAAACGTAGCTCTGTCCTCCTGCACTGTTATCATATTCTCAGAATCCCTCAAAA TCCATCGAAACATGCCCAAAGACCAGGCCATGGACTTTGTTCTAGCAGAGTACAACCGTGGACTGGCTAAAGAGCGACCCCCGAGGGACCCAGCAGACATTGCAGCCGAGGCGTCGCAGCTGCTCGATGACTTTCTGGATCGAGAAAAGATCGCGCGCCACACCGTTCCCTCTGAAACACGTCAGCTCCTCGTACTGTTAGGCGAGGGTGTCCATCTGTACCCCGAGGAGTTGGAAACCATCTCGGAGTACGTGCGCTCTCGGCAGGACCACGTACAAG CTTCCAACAGTGAGGGTGAGAAAGGGATCATGTTACCTCCAGGGTTGGGGAAACCACCTCCTCTGCTTCCGACTCCATCTGGGCCACCACAGCCTCAGCCTGCATCTTTAACAGGGGGGCCCATGGGAGACCACGCCTCACCTTCACCTGTACCCCTCTTGCCTTCACCAG ttgctCATCCCAAAACCAAACCTCCTCCGCTGCTCTCCTTGCATCGCCTTCCTGGTCCGTCGTTAGGGGGCCCAATTGTCCGAGGTCCCCTGTCGTCACACATCCCTTACGGCGGTCCCGGTGTGCCTCGTGGGCCCCTGCTCCACCCTCCTCCTGTGTTCCACCCAGGCCCCAGAGGTCCCACTAGAGGAGCCCCTCCCACTCTAAAGAGTGCTCGCCCTCCACTTCTGTCGTCTCCAG GTGCTCCTCTTCTTCGTCAGAGTGTCCCCCGGCATTAG
- the si:ch211-216l23.2 gene encoding uncharacterized protein si:ch211-216l23.2 isoform X1, which translates to MSSWVKSPAGGRRPSGNPNGSAPQPRVFRRAAPYPTREERTEELKDALDSYEELEQIQNYSGSVKYEGYKHQPNAKPEGGTPADRRKTLYQKFYRQVQEERKPADCVVLSVTKQCLDYPKSLSQCLQERGLSVEMLYLQAESGLTRALQDVRAEGSPLCILVEQTNVALSSCTVIIFSESLKIHRNMPKDQAMDFVLAEYNRGLAKERPPRDPADIAAEASQLLDDFLDREKIARHTVPSETRQLLVLLGEGVHLYPEELETISEYVRSRQDHVQASNSEGEKGIMLPPGLGKPPPLLPTPSGPPQPQPASLTGGPMGDHASPSPVPLLPSPVAHPKTKPPPLLSLHRLPGPSLGGPIVRGPLSSHIPYGGPGVPRGPLLHPPPVFHPGPRGPTRGAPPTLKSARPPLLSSPGAPLLRQSVPRH; encoded by the exons ATGTCGTCTTGGGTGAAATCACCTGCGGGTGGTCGGCGGCCATCCGGTAACCCTAACGGAAG TGCTCCACAGCCGCGTGTGTTTCGGAGGGCAGCTCCATACCcaaccagagaggagaggaccgAAGAGCTCAAGGATGCCCTGGACAG TTATGAAGAGCTAGAGCAAATCCAAAACTACAGTGGAAGTGTGAAGTACGAGGGCTACAAGCATCAGCCAAATG CCAAACCAGAGGGTGGCACTCCAGCAGACAGACGTAAAACGCTGTATCAGAAGTTCTACAGACAGGTGCAGGAGGAGAGGAAGCCAGCCGACTGCGTGGTTCTCTCTGTTACCAAACAGTGCCT GGATTACCCCAAATCGCTAAGCCAGTGCTTGCAGGAGCGTGGCCTGTCAGTGGAAATGCTCTACCTTCAAGCGGAATCGGGCCTGACCCGGGCCCTACAGGATGTCCGAGCAGAAGGCTCCCCCTTATGTATTCTGGTGGAGCAGACAAACGTAGCTCTGTCCTCCTGCACTGTTATCATATTCTCAGAATCCCTCAAAA TCCATCGAAACATGCCCAAAGACCAGGCCATGGACTTTGTTCTAGCAGAGTACAACCGTGGACTGGCTAAAGAGCGACCCCCGAGGGACCCAGCAGACATTGCAGCCGAGGCGTCGCAGCTGCTCGATGACTTTCTGGATCGAGAAAAGATCGCGCGCCACACCGTTCCCTCTGAAACACGTCAGCTCCTCGTACTGTTAGGCGAGGGTGTCCATCTGTACCCCGAGGAGTTGGAAACCATCTCGGAGTACGTGCGCTCTCGGCAGGACCACGTACAAG CTTCCAACAGTGAGGGTGAGAAAGGGATCATGTTACCTCCAGGGTTGGGGAAACCACCTCCTCTGCTTCCGACTCCATCTGGGCCACCACAGCCTCAGCCTGCATCTTTAACAGGGGGGCCCATGGGAGACCACGCCTCACCTTCACCTGTACCCCTCTTGCCTTCACCAG ttgctCATCCCAAAACCAAACCTCCTCCGCTGCTCTCCTTGCATCGCCTTCCTGGTCCGTCGTTAGGGGGCCCAATTGTCCGAGGTCCCCTGTCGTCACACATCCCTTACGGCGGTCCCGGTGTGCCTCGTGGGCCCCTGCTCCACCCTCCTCCTGTGTTCCACCCAGGCCCCAGAGGTCCCACTAGAGGAGCCCCTCCCACTCTAAAGAGTGCTCGCCCTCCACTTCTGTCGTCTCCAG GTGCTCCTCTTCTTCGTCAGAGTGTCCCCCGGCATTAG